The region GGGGCCCGCACCTTGGGGTGCGGGCCCCGGCCTGCCGCATTACCCGAATGATTCCCGGGTCCGCGGCGACAGCCGCGCATCCCGCCGGGCACCCTGCCCCCGTACCTCCCGGGCAGGCCGCCGCCCGCTTCGTAGCATTCCCTTTCATCGGTTCGTTCTTGTGTTCCCAGTCGCGGCTTGCGCCGCCCGGGATTCCTCGACGTACCGCATCGAGGAAAGGTTCTCCATGAACCGCACGTACCGCACGACCGATCGCTCTTCCCGCAGCCGCTCCGCCGGCTCCACCGGCTCCGGCCGCGGCGGCTACCGCGGTCAGGCCCCGTCCCGTTCCGGCGGGCCGTCCCGCTCCGGCGGCTACGGAGGCCGCCGCCCCGCGGCGGCGCAGGGGGAGTTCGCCCTGCCCGTCACCCTCACCCCGGCCCTGCCCCCGGTGGAGACCTTCGCCGAGCTGGACCTGCCGCCCGTACTGCTGACGGCCCTGGGCCGGCAGGGGATGGCCGTGCCGTTCCCGATCCAGGCCGCCACGCTCCCCAACTCGCTGGCGGGACGCGACGTGCTGGGCCGCGGCCGTACCGGCTCCGGCAAGACGCTGGCGTTCGGCCTGGCGCTGCTGGCCCGTACCGCGGGGCGGCGCGCCGAGCCCGGTCAGCCGCTGGCCCTGGTGCTGGTCCCGACCCGGGAGCTGGCCCAGCAGGTCACCGACGCCCTCACCCCGTACGCCCGCGACCTGCGGCTGCGGCTGGCCACCGTCGTCGGCGGCATGTCCATCGGCCGTCAGGTCAGTGTCCTGCGGGCGGGCGCCGAGGTCGTCGTGGCGACTCCCGGCCGGCTCAAGGACCTCATCGACCGCGGTACGTGCCGGCTGGACCAGGTCGACATCACCGTGCTGGACGAAGCCGACCAGATGGCCGACATGGGATTCATGCCGCAGGTCACCGCCCTGCTGGACCAGGTGCGCCCGGGCGGCCAGCGGATGCTGTTCTCCGCCACCCTGGACCGCAACATCGACCTGCTGGTGCGCCGCTACCTGACCGACCCGGTCGTGCACTCGGTCGACCCCTCCGCGGGCGCGGTCACCACGATGGAACACCACGTCCTGCACGTGCAGAACACCGACAAGCAGGCCACGACCACCGAGATCGCGGCCCGCGACGGCCGGGTCCTGATGTTCCTGGACACCAAGCACGCCGTGGACAAGCTCACCACGCACCTGCTGCGCAGCGGTGTGCGCGCGGCGGCACTGCACGGCGGCAAGTCGCAGCCGCAGCGCACCCGCACGCTGGCGCAGTTCAAGAGCGGTCACGTGACCGTGCTGGTCGCCACCAACGTGGCCGCCCGCGGTATCCACGTCGACGACCTCGACCTGGTCGTGAACGTCGACCCGCCGAGCGACCACAAGGACTACCTGCACCGCGGCGGACGTACCGCCCGGGCCGGCGAGTCCGGCCGCGTCGTCACCCTGGTCCTGCCCAGCCAGCGCCGCGAGATGACCCGGCTGATGGCCACCGCGGGCATCACCCCGCAGAGCACGCAGACCCACTCGGGGGACGCCGAGCTGACCCGTGTCACGGGCGCGCGGACCCCCTCCGGTGTACCCGTCACCATCACGGAACCGGTCGCGGACCGCACCAAGCGCAGCTCGTCGTCGTCCTCGCGCGGGCGGCGCAGCCGCCCCGCGCAGGCCCGGCGCTCCACCCGGCCCACCGCGGCGCCGGCGGGAACCTCGCAGCGCCGTTCCGCCCTCAGTCCGGCAGCATGAAGCCCGCAGGACCGTCCCCCTCCGGCCGCACCGGCTCCCGCCCCGTCCCCCTCATCTGCGAGGACCCATGCGCTGCATCATCGCCCGTTTCGCCTTCGACCTGACCAAGAGTGACGTGCAGGCGTCGATGAAGGGCATCAAACCCGAGCCGATCACGGGCGAGTCCGTGATCATCAGCCGTCGCCACTACCCGGTCAAGCAGGTCGGGGAGGTCATCACCCGGCAGGACCGCCGCGACTTCAGCGCCGCCGAGGTGACCCGCGCCCTCCACAACCTCGGCTTCACCTGCCGGAGCGCCGCCCCTGACGCTCCCCCCGCCGCCCTCGGTCCGCTCCGGACAGCATCCTCGCTGCTGGGCCTCGGGCACCTGCCCGGCCACTGACCGGGCGGGTTTCCGCGGACCCGGGCGCCCACCCGGCCGTCTCACCTAGCCGTCGGGCCGCCGATCGTCTCGGCGGCCCGGCCCCTACCCGAGCGGGATTACCAGATCTCATCCTCGTCGACATTGTGAAAGTGCACCCATACCACGATTCAGGCACTCGCGCGGTACCAGAGCCTGCCCTCGCGACACCGCTCTCGTGCGCGGCAGTGCACGGGAAGGCATGACATGGCTATGGGAACCGTCAAATGGTTCAACGCGGCCCGGGGGTTCGGCTTCATCGAGCAATCCGGCGATGGCGCCGACGTATTCGCGCACTTCTCCCATCTCGTCGACCCAGGACTTCCCGGACTGGTCGAGGGCCAGCGGGTGACGTTCGACGTCACGCAGAACCCGAAGGGTCTGTACGCCGAGAACATCGCGTGCGCCTGACCACCCCACATCGCCGGGCTTGATCACGCAGGCCCCGCCGTACGCCGGTCGGAGCAGCGGGGCGGGCGCTCCTTACGCCTGCCGCGCCGGCCGATGGGCGGCGGCGCGCTCCACGAAGAGCTGGTGGAGATCGTGTGCCGCGCGCGGCACCGAGCCGGACAGCCGGCGCTGCGCCACCATCAGCACCTCGGTCGCGTCGTCGGCCACCGGCCGGCAGACGAGCGCGCCGCTGCGCTCCAGCGGGTCGCCGATCACGCTGAAGTCCGGCAGGACCGTGGCACCCAGCCCCTCGGCCACCATCAGCTTGCCCATCTCGGCGCCGTCGGTGGAGTACGAGAAGGACGGTGTCCGGCCGGCCAGCAGCCGGTGCACGTAGCGGTGCATGACATAGCCGGCCCGCATCACGACCAGCGGTTCGGTCAGCAGGTCGTCCACGCCGATCGTACGCAGCACGGCCAGCGGGCTGTCCGGGCGGACGCAGACCACGGGCCGGCCGCGCAGCAATTCGGTGGTGTGGAGTTCCGGCGGCAGGTCGTCGCCCTGGAGGTAGTTGACCAGCCCGAGGTCGAACCGGCCCTCCAGCAGCGCCCGGTGGATGTCGGCCTGCTGCGCCGCGACCACCTCGACCTGGGTGGACGGGTGCGCGGCCCGAAAGGCGCGGATCGCCGGCACGAGCAGCGGCACGGTGGCCGCGTTGACCGTGCCCAGCCGGACCGTACGGCTGGTCCTGTGCTGGTGGTCGGCGGCCTGCCGGAGCTTGTCCACCGCGTCGAGGACCCCGATGATGTGCGGCAGCAGCTCGCGCCCGCCGTCGCTGATCTTCGCGCCGGAGCGGCGGCGGTCCAGCAGGTCCACGCCGAGTTCGCGCTCAAGATTGCGCACGGTCTCGCTCAACGCGGGCTGGGAGAGGTGCAGTTCGTCCGCCGCTCGGCGCAGTGAGCCGAGCCGGGTCACCGCTTCGATGTATTCGAGCTGCTCGATCCGCATCGCAGCGTCACCGCCCTGGCACCGTGCGCCGTCGTCGCGCTGTCGGGTGAGAGGGAAACCCTATCAACCGGTCGCCAACGCCGTATCGACCGGCGCCCGCGCGGACGCCTAGTCTGGCGGTCGGACGGAGACCCGCATCGACGGCATGCCGGGGTCCGGCCCGTGACGGCAGGAGTGAGGAAGCGATCGGTATGCGCGGCATCCTCACCAAGCGGCGCCATATCGACCTCGCGCGCGTCGCCAGCGCCTGCTGTTGCCGCTGAGCACCGCTCCCGCCCGCTGCGGCGGACCCCGCCGCTCACCGCCGCGTCCTGCCGCGCGCTGAAACCGCGGTCGGCCCGCACGGCTTCCCCTCGCCCGGGACGCCGTCCGCCCGGCAGGACCCGCAGGACCGGATCGCGCGCCGCCGCCGTGCCGGCACCGCACACGTACCGGCCCCTCGGCCGCGCCCCGTGACCGGTGCTGTCCGCGAGGGGCGCCCGGCACCTCGTCCAGGGCTGGTTCATGCCGGACCGGCGCCGCGCGGCCGGAGACGACGGCCCCGTGGCGGCCGGTCCCGCCGCCGCGCCAGGCCGCCACCCCACCCCTCGACCGCCCTCGACTCCCAGGAGGCCTTCCGTGACCGCTCCGTCCCGACCCCCGACCGCTATGGCGTCCCGCAGGGCGGAGGTGATCGCCGACGACGCGGAAGCGCTCGCCGTCGCCGCCGCGCTCGCCGCCGAATTCCGGGTCGGCGCCGCCCGCCGGGACGCCGAACGCGAGCTGCCGCGGGCCGAGCTGGACCGGCTCACCGCCGCCGGGCTGCTCGCGGTCACGGTCCCGGCGGCGCACGGCGGGGCGGACGTCAGCCTGGTCACGCTCGCCGAGGTCTTCCGGCTGCTGGCCACCGCGGACGGCAGCCTGGCGCAGATCCCGCAGAGCCACTTCGCCTACGTCAATGTGCTGCGCGCCCAGGGCACACCCGCCCAGCAGGACTTCTTCTTCCGGGAGCTGCTGGCCGGCAAGCGGTTCGGCAATGCGCAGTCCGAGGCCGGCACCAGGCACGTCCAGGACATCCGCACCCGGCTGGAGCCCGGCGCCGACGGGACCGGATACGTACTGACCGGGGTCAAGCACTACGCCACCGGCGCGCTGTTCGCCGACTGGATCCCGGTGCTGGCCAGGGCCGGGGACGAGGGCGCGCTGCACGTCGCCTATGTGCCCGCCGACGCGCCGGGCGTGACCGTGGTGGACGACTGGGAGGGCATGGGCCAGCGCACCACCGCCAGCGGGACCGTACGGCTGGAGGACGTCGCGGTGCCCGCGGACCGGGTGGTGCCGCACCACCTGACCTTCACCGGGCCGCAGCTGCACGGGGCGGTGGCCCAGTTGCTGCACGCGGCGATCGACGCCGGGATCGCCGGGGGCGCGCTGGCCGAGGCGGTGGACTTCGTCCGCACCAAGAGCCGCCCGTGGTTCGAGAGCGGATTCGACACCGCGGCCGAGGACCCGCTGCTGATCCAGCGGGTCGGCGAACTCGCCCTCCAGGTCAAGGCCGCGGACGCGCTGCTGGCCGCGGCGGCCCGCGCGGTGGACGCCGCCCGCGCCGAGCTGACCGACGACAGCGCCGCCGAGGCGTCCATCGCGGTGGCGGCGGCCAAGGCGTTCGCGGCGACCGCGGCGGTGGAGGTCGCGGGCGCCCTGTTCGAACTGGCGGGCACCCGCTCGGCCGCCGACTCGTTGAACCTCAACCGCTACTGGCGCGACGCCCGCACCCACACGCTGCACGACCCGGCGCGGTGGAAGGTGCAGCACATCGGCCGCTATGTGCTGTCCGGCACCCGCCCGCCGCGGCACGGCCTGCTGTAGACCCGCGGCCTCCGCGCAGGCCACGCCCGCTGTACGCCCGCGGCCTCACTCGGCCCGCGGGCCACAGTGGCGGGCGCCCGCCCCCACCAGCCGCACACCGAAGCCGCTGACCCCGAACGGAGATCTCTCGTGACCCTGACCTTCCACTGGTTCCTGCCCACCTACGGTGACAGCCGCCGGGTTGTCGGCGGCGGCCACGGCACCCCGGCCGGCGCGGCGGGCGGCGACCGGCCCGCGACGATCGGCTACCTCACCCAGATCGCCCGCGCCGCCGAGGACCTGGGCTTCGTCGGCGCGCTCACCCCGACCGGGGCGTGGTGCGAGGACGCCTGGCTGACCACCGCCATGCTCGCCCAGACCACCGAGCGGCTGAAATTCCTGGTCGCCTTCCGCCCCGGCTCGGTCTCCCCCACCCTCGGCGCGCAGATGGCCGCGACCTTCCAGCGGCATTCCGGCGGCCGGCTGCTGCTCAACGTGGTCACCGGCGGCGAGAGCCACGAGCAGCGCGCGTACGGCGACTTCCTCGACAAGGACGCGCGCTACGCCCGCACCGCCGAGTTCCTGCACATCGTGCGGGGGCTGTGGGCCGGCGAGACGGTCGATCTGGCCGGCGAGCACCTGCGGGTGGAGGGCGCCCGGCTCAGCCGGCTGCCCGACCCGGTGCCCGAGGTGTACTTCGGCGGTTCCTCGCCGGCCGCGGGCACGGTCGCGGCCCGCTACAGCGATGTGTACCTCACCTGGGGCGAGCCGCCGGCCGCCGTCGCGGAGAAGATCGGCTGGATCCGGGCGCTGGCCGACAAGGAGGGCCGCCGGGTCAGGTTCGGCATCCGGCTGCACGTCATCCCGCGCGACACCGCCGGGCAGGCGTGGGCCGAGGCCGAACGGCTGCTGGCCGGCTTCGCCCCCGAGACCATCGCCGCCGTCCAGGCGGGCCTGGCCCGCAGCGAGTCCGAGGGCCAGCGGCGGATGCTGGCACTGCACGGCGGCAGCACCGCCGACCTGGAGATCTCGCCGAACCTGTGGGCCGGTATCGGCCTGGTACGCGGCGGCGCGGGCACCGCGCTGGTCGGCAGCCACACCGAGGTCGCCGACCGTATCGCCGAATACCACGCGCTGGGCATCGACGAATTCGTCCTGTCGGGACACCCCCACCTGGAAGAGGCGTACTGGTTCGGCGAGGGCGTACTCCCCCTGCTCCAGGCCCGCGGACTGTGGACCCACCCGCTCGACGCGACCCCCGGCGCCCGCGACACCGCCACCGCCGAGACCCCCTTCGCCGGCCGGAACTGACGCCGACGCTCCGGCAGGCGGCGGGACCCGCGGTCACCCCGCCGGCCTGTTCCCGCCGGGCCCGCCCCGGCGCCCGCCGCGCGCGCGTCCCTTCCGCCGTCCGCGGACGGCACCGAACTCCGAGGCCACCGGCCTGCCGGCACCGGGCGGCACGCCTCGGCGGCCGGGTCCTCATACTGGGTGGTGCACAGGTGTTCGGGTGGCCGCGGCGAGGAGCTGACAGCGGCCGGGGCGCGTGGTTGGCTGGCGTGCGCGGATCGCATGTCACCGGATGAGACGGGCAGGGCGTGGCGGGAGCGGTGGAGTATCCCGGGGGCGTGCGGGCGGACGGTTTGCCCGCGGTGCTCTCGGACCGGGACAGGTTGGCGGCGCTGGAGGCCAGCGGGCAGGTGGGCAGCGCCCCTGAGGCGGTGTTCGACGACCTCGCGCGGCTGGCGTCGTCGGTGACCGGGTGCGGTATCTCGGCGGTGACCTTCGTCGGCGAGACCCGTACGTTCTGGAAGTCGGTGCCGCACCTGCCGTACGGGGACGCGGAGTCCTGGCAGAACGCGGTGGGCGACAGCTTCTGCTACTTCCCGGTCGGGATGAACGGCCCCTTCATCGTCGAGGACGCGGAGAAGGACCCGCGTACGGCGGGGCATCCGGCGATCGGGCCGTGGGGAGTGGGCGCGTGGGCGGGCTTCCCGATCGTGTCCGCCGACGGGCAGGCCATCGGCAGCATGTGTGTGATCGACGCGAACCCGAGGGTGTGGACGGCGGGCGAGCTGGAGACGCTGGCGATCCTGGCGCGCGCGGTGTCCAGCGAGGTCAACCTGCGGGTGTCGCTGAGCAGTACGCGCAACGCCCTGACCCGCGCCCAGGACGCGCTGGAGACCGTGCAGGAGGCGCTGGACACCTCCAAGGAGCTGGCCCGCAGCCTGCAGGACAGCCTGCTGCCCCCGCTGCTGCGTCCGGTGCCGGGCCTGGACGCCGCCGCCCGCTACCTGGAGGCCAGCGGCGACGTCAGCGTGGTCGGCGACTTCTACGACCTGTTCCAGGCCCGCGGGCCGTGGTGGACCGCGGTGATCGGCGATGTGTGCGGCAAGGGCACGGAGGCGGCGAAGGTGACCGCGCTGGCCCGCTACACCCTGCGCGCGGACGCCGGCGAGCACCTGTCGCCCGCGGCGGTCCTGGACCGGCTCAATGCCGCGATGCTCGCGCAGCGCGCCCCGCGCTACCTCACCGCCGTCCAGGCCACCTTCCGCACCACCCCCGCAGGACTGGCCGGACGGCTGTGCCTGGCCGGGCATCCCCCGGCGCTGA is a window of Streptomyces sp. NBC_01477 DNA encoding:
- a CDS encoding DEAD/DEAH box helicase, which gives rise to MNRTYRTTDRSSRSRSAGSTGSGRGGYRGQAPSRSGGPSRSGGYGGRRPAAAQGEFALPVTLTPALPPVETFAELDLPPVLLTALGRQGMAVPFPIQAATLPNSLAGRDVLGRGRTGSGKTLAFGLALLARTAGRRAEPGQPLALVLVPTRELAQQVTDALTPYARDLRLRLATVVGGMSIGRQVSVLRAGAEVVVATPGRLKDLIDRGTCRLDQVDITVLDEADQMADMGFMPQVTALLDQVRPGGQRMLFSATLDRNIDLLVRRYLTDPVVHSVDPSAGAVTTMEHHVLHVQNTDKQATTTEIAARDGRVLMFLDTKHAVDKLTTHLLRSGVRAAALHGGKSQPQRTRTLAQFKSGHVTVLVATNVAARGIHVDDLDLVVNVDPPSDHKDYLHRGGRTARAGESGRVVTLVLPSQRREMTRLMATAGITPQSTQTHSGDAELTRVTGARTPSGVPVTITEPVADRTKRSSSSSSRGRRSRPAQARRSTRPTAAPAGTSQRRSALSPAA
- a CDS encoding SCO5918 family protein; its protein translation is MRCIIARFAFDLTKSDVQASMKGIKPEPITGESVIISRRHYPVKQVGEVITRQDRRDFSAAEVTRALHNLGFTCRSAAPDAPPAALGPLRTASSLLGLGHLPGH
- a CDS encoding cold-shock protein produces the protein MAMGTVKWFNAARGFGFIEQSGDGADVFAHFSHLVDPGLPGLVEGQRVTFDVTQNPKGLYAENIACA
- a CDS encoding LysR family transcriptional regulator; translation: MRIEQLEYIEAVTRLGSLRRAADELHLSQPALSETVRNLERELGVDLLDRRRSGAKISDGGRELLPHIIGVLDAVDKLRQAADHQHRTSRTVRLGTVNAATVPLLVPAIRAFRAAHPSTQVEVVAAQQADIHRALLEGRFDLGLVNYLQGDDLPPELHTTELLRGRPVVCVRPDSPLAVLRTIGVDDLLTEPLVVMRAGYVMHRYVHRLLAGRTPSFSYSTDGAEMGKLMVAEGLGATVLPDFSVIGDPLERSGALVCRPVADDATEVLMVAQRRLSGSVPRAAHDLHQLFVERAAAHRPARQA
- a CDS encoding putative leader peptide; this translates as MRGILTKRRHIDLARVASACCCR
- a CDS encoding SfnB family sulfur acquisition oxidoreductase, coding for MASRRAEVIADDAEALAVAAALAAEFRVGAARRDAERELPRAELDRLTAAGLLAVTVPAAHGGADVSLVTLAEVFRLLATADGSLAQIPQSHFAYVNVLRAQGTPAQQDFFFRELLAGKRFGNAQSEAGTRHVQDIRTRLEPGADGTGYVLTGVKHYATGALFADWIPVLARAGDEGALHVAYVPADAPGVTVVDDWEGMGQRTTASGTVRLEDVAVPADRVVPHHLTFTGPQLHGAVAQLLHAAIDAGIAGGALAEAVDFVRTKSRPWFESGFDTAAEDPLLIQRVGELALQVKAADALLAAAARAVDAARAELTDDSAAEASIAVAAAKAFAATAAVEVAGALFELAGTRSAADSLNLNRYWRDARTHTLHDPARWKVQHIGRYVLSGTRPPRHGLL
- a CDS encoding LLM class flavin-dependent oxidoreductase, encoding MTLTFHWFLPTYGDSRRVVGGGHGTPAGAAGGDRPATIGYLTQIARAAEDLGFVGALTPTGAWCEDAWLTTAMLAQTTERLKFLVAFRPGSVSPTLGAQMAATFQRHSGGRLLLNVVTGGESHEQRAYGDFLDKDARYARTAEFLHIVRGLWAGETVDLAGEHLRVEGARLSRLPDPVPEVYFGGSSPAAGTVAARYSDVYLTWGEPPAAVAEKIGWIRALADKEGRRVRFGIRLHVIPRDTAGQAWAEAERLLAGFAPETIAAVQAGLARSESEGQRRMLALHGGSTADLEISPNLWAGIGLVRGGAGTALVGSHTEVADRIAEYHALGIDEFVLSGHPHLEEAYWFGEGVLPLLQARGLWTHPLDATPGARDTATAETPFAGRN
- a CDS encoding GAF domain-containing SpoIIE family protein phosphatase encodes the protein MEYPGGVRADGLPAVLSDRDRLAALEASGQVGSAPEAVFDDLARLASSVTGCGISAVTFVGETRTFWKSVPHLPYGDAESWQNAVGDSFCYFPVGMNGPFIVEDAEKDPRTAGHPAIGPWGVGAWAGFPIVSADGQAIGSMCVIDANPRVWTAGELETLAILARAVSSEVNLRVSLSSTRNALTRAQDALETVQEALDTSKELARSLQDSLLPPLLRPVPGLDAAARYLEASGDVSVVGDFYDLFQARGPWWTAVIGDVCGKGTEAAKVTALARYTLRADAGEHLSPAAVLDRLNAAMLAQRAPRYLTAVQATFRTTPAGLAGRLCLAGHPPALIRRADGRVQQVGTPGSLLGVFAPVRLADVRFRLTPGDLLLLYTDGACEARPDPDSPRPHRPMFDEAALARTLADTRGLDAAGTTGHIAATLAAHHDGWASDDTALLALRVPPRT